A window of the Xenopus laevis strain J_2021 chromosome 9_10L, Xenopus_laevis_v10.1, whole genome shotgun sequence genome harbors these coding sequences:
- the romo1.L gene encoding reactive oxygen species modulator 1 isoform X1: MWFMPVAVGPYGQSQPNCFDRVKMGFMMGFAVGMAAGALFGTFSCLRFGMRGRELMGGVGKTMMQSGGTFGTFMAIGMGIRC; the protein is encoded by the exons atgtggttt ATGCCGGTGGCCGTAGGACCATATGGGCAGTCACAGCCCAATTGCTTTGATAGAGTAAAGATGGGCTTCATGATGGGATTTGCCGTGGGCATGGCAGCTGGCGCTCTGTTTGGCACCTTCTCCTGTCTGCG ATTTGGAATGAGGGGACGGGAGCTAATGGGCGGAGTTGGGAAGACCATGATGCAAAGTGGCGGCACCTTCGGAACGTTTATGGCCATTGGGATGGGAATTCGATGTTAA
- the romo1.L gene encoding reactive oxygen species modulator 1 isoform X2 codes for MPVAVGPYGQSQPNCFDRVKMGFMMGFAVGMAAGALFGTFSCLRFGMRGRELMGGVGKTMMQSGGTFGTFMAIGMGIRC; via the exons ATGCCGGTGGCCGTAGGACCATATGGGCAGTCACAGCCCAATTGCTTTGATAGAGTAAAGATGGGCTTCATGATGGGATTTGCCGTGGGCATGGCAGCTGGCGCTCTGTTTGGCACCTTCTCCTGTCTGCG ATTTGGAATGAGGGGACGGGAGCTAATGGGCGGAGTTGGGAAGACCATGATGCAAAGTGGCGGCACCTTCGGAACGTTTATGGCCATTGGGATGGGAATTCGATGTTAA